A genomic segment from Syntrophotalea acetylenivorans encodes:
- a CDS encoding ABC transporter ATP-binding protein: protein MKRGMFDMDEVTGRSLDWSLFRRFLGLVVPYRRSAAGAMLLLPLSTAARLVQPYLVKIAIDEHIVPAQLAGLEWIVALFLFTVFGESLLGFGQAYLAQGVGQRIMADLRKNGFSRLLRLPVSFFDRHPSGRLVTRLSGDVENVGELFGSGVAAAFGELFSLVFIVGLMWWLNPELTLVAFTLIPLLLLILWLFRRSMRGAMRQVRSRVADLNGYLAERLAGIHEVQLFGQEQRTLEEFGDLQERYRQSSFRAIHWDAFLFSALETLSALAIAGILWRGGSGVLAGTATFGTLVAFIEYVQRFFAPLRKLSAQYSLLQSSNASLERLFQLLDEPPEETGNPLPGGGKGALRLEQVSFSYDGRTPVLKNIDLSIEPGQTVALVGDTGSGKTTIGRLLLRFYQPGSGRILLDGDDLAGLDPELVRQRIGWVAQDPFLFAGTVRNNLDPRRFHNDQELFKLIKRSGCSTVVERLGGLQGRIEERGKNLSAGERQLLCLVRALVQQPAIIVFDEATSRLDAGTEALVKAEMDQARKGRSALIIAHRLRSVSTADRIHVLHHGCIRESGSHDQLLAENGLYARLWRLQDLANGSEEL from the coding sequence ATGAAGCGGGGCATGTTCGACATGGACGAGGTGACCGGTCGTTCTCTCGACTGGTCTCTGTTTCGGCGGTTTCTTGGTCTGGTGGTGCCTTACCGGCGTAGTGCGGCGGGAGCCATGCTGTTGTTGCCCTTGTCCACCGCCGCCCGCCTGGTTCAGCCATATCTGGTCAAGATCGCCATCGATGAGCATATCGTTCCGGCGCAATTGGCGGGCCTGGAATGGATCGTCGCCCTGTTTTTGTTCACGGTCTTTGGCGAAAGCCTGCTCGGTTTCGGGCAGGCTTATCTGGCCCAGGGGGTCGGTCAACGGATCATGGCGGATCTGCGTAAGAATGGCTTTTCCCGCTTGCTCAGACTGCCGGTGAGCTTTTTCGATCGTCATCCCTCCGGGCGGCTGGTGACCCGCCTGAGTGGTGACGTGGAAAATGTTGGCGAACTATTCGGTTCGGGGGTCGCTGCGGCCTTTGGCGAACTCTTTTCCCTGGTGTTTATCGTCGGCCTCATGTGGTGGCTGAATCCCGAGTTGACGCTGGTGGCCTTTACCTTGATTCCGTTGTTGCTCCTTATCCTGTGGTTGTTTCGTCGCAGCATGCGCGGCGCCATGCGCCAGGTGCGGTCCAGGGTAGCGGATCTCAACGGCTATCTTGCCGAGCGCCTGGCCGGTATCCATGAAGTGCAACTGTTCGGTCAGGAGCAACGTACCCTGGAGGAATTCGGCGATCTGCAGGAAAGATATCGGCAGAGCTCCTTTCGGGCCATTCATTGGGATGCTTTCTTGTTCAGTGCCCTGGAAACCCTCAGTGCCCTGGCCATCGCCGGCATTCTCTGGCGCGGTGGCAGCGGGGTTCTTGCCGGTACCGCAACCTTCGGTACCCTGGTGGCCTTCATCGAATATGTACAGCGTTTTTTCGCTCCACTGCGGAAATTGTCGGCTCAATACTCCCTGCTTCAATCGAGTAATGCCTCTTTGGAGCGACTGTTTCAATTGTTGGATGAGCCACCGGAAGAGACCGGAAATCCGCTGCCAGGCGGAGGCAAAGGCGCCCTGAGATTGGAGCAGGTTTCTTTCAGTTACGATGGGCGGACCCCGGTGCTGAAGAACATCGACCTGAGCATCGAACCGGGACAGACCGTTGCCCTGGTCGGCGATACCGGAAGCGGCAAGACCACTATCGGTCGCCTGTTGCTGCGCTTCTATCAACCCGGTTCCGGACGTATTCTCCTCGATGGTGACGATCTTGCCGGTCTTGACCCGGAGCTGGTCCGTCAGCGCATCGGTTGGGTCGCACAGGACCCCTTTCTTTTTGCCGGCACGGTGCGCAATAACCTTGATCCACGGCGGTTTCACAACGACCAGGAACTATTCAAACTCATAAAGCGTAGTGGCTGTTCTACGGTGGTGGAACGATTAGGAGGGCTGCAGGGCCGCATCGAAGAGCGAGGAAAAAATCTTTCAGCCGGCGAGCGGCAATTGCTTTGCCTGGTGCGTGCCCTGGTGCAGCAGCCCGCCATCATCGTCTTCGATGAGGCGACCAGCCGTCTCGATGCCGGTACCGAGGCGTTGGTCAAGGCCGAAATGGACCAGGCTCGCAAGGGGCGCAGCGCACTGATTATCGCCCATCGATTGCGATCGGTAAGTACAGCCGACCGGATCCATGTTCTGCACCATGGTTGTATTCGTGAAAGTGGCAGTCACGACCAATTACTGGCTGAAAATGGCCTATATGCCCGCCTCTGGAGGCTTCAGGATCTGGCCAATGGCAGCGAAGAACTATAG
- a CDS encoding response regulator — MAGNPKILISSEIIPSLDLDVDFPMREGFDIFIARDGQHAWDLIEKERPDLVFLDLYCGGLAGDACCEMIRQDLTLQATPVILVIDSQRKEDLARCLKVKCTDVIFKPLSNHLLLATARRILGLAYRSFPRVPTRLIVRYGVDSKNLFHAFSVNLSSGGVFIETDEPYAPDQELFLEFSLPNVSQPIICKAFVAWINTPGQPVNPGMPPGMGLQFLSLSLPDLLAVWEHISHDADHKPELKASKNGRPVSN; from the coding sequence ATGGCTGGCAACCCCAAAATCCTTATCTCTTCCGAGATAATCCCTTCCCTTGATCTTGACGTAGATTTCCCCATGCGGGAAGGGTTCGATATTTTTATCGCCCGCGACGGCCAACATGCCTGGGACCTGATCGAAAAGGAACGACCGGACCTGGTTTTTCTGGATCTCTACTGCGGCGGTCTGGCGGGGGATGCCTGCTGTGAGATGATACGCCAGGACCTGACCTTGCAGGCGACACCGGTGATCCTGGTCATCGACAGCCAGCGCAAAGAGGACCTGGCCCGCTGCCTGAAGGTCAAATGCACCGACGTTATCTTCAAGCCCCTCAGCAATCATCTGCTTCTGGCCACCGCCCGGCGCATTCTCGGCCTGGCCTATCGTTCGTTTCCCCGGGTTCCGACCCGGCTCATCGTCCGCTACGGAGTCGATTCGAAAAACCTGTTCCACGCCTTTTCCGTCAACCTCAGTTCCGGCGGCGTGTTCATTGAAACGGACGAACCCTATGCGCCGGACCAGGAACTGTTTCTTGAGTTCAGTCTGCCCAATGTCTCCCAGCCGATCATCTGCAAAGCCTTCGTAGCTTGGATCAATACACCAGGGCAACCGGTCAACCCCGGCATGCCCCCCGGCATGGGACTGCAGTTTTTGTCCCTGAGCCTGCCGGACCTGTTGGCGGTCTGGGAGCATATCTCCCACGATGCCGACCATAAACCTGAGCTCAAAGCATCAAAAAACGGGCGACCCGTGTCAAACTAA
- the nifS gene encoding cysteine desulfurase NifS: MKTVYLDNNATTRTAPEVVEAMLPFFSELYGNASSMHSFGGQVGKHLARAREQVAALIGAHPAEIIFTSCGTESNNAAIMGTLYSYPEKKHIVICRVEHPAVLNVGHHLQARGYRVTELGVDRQGKLNLDELRASLKEDTALVSIMAANNETGVLFPIDEIAAIAKERGIPFHTDAVQAVGKIPMDMSRSPIDLLSLSGHKLHAPKGIGALYLRKGTKFSPFMIGGHQEGGRRGGTENVPYIVGLGRAAEFVTDHMEEENTRVRALRDRLETELIQRIPNTLINGDPLNRLPNTSNISFEYIEGESILMLLNEEGICASSGSACTSGSLQPSHVLRAMGVPFTAAHGSVRFSLSIYNTDADVDHVIKVMPPIIERIREMSPFWKDYQAGKPPSSFLTGGDVEHHVHG; the protein is encoded by the coding sequence ATGAAAACCGTCTATCTCGACAACAACGCCACCACCCGCACCGCCCCCGAGGTGGTCGAAGCCATGCTGCCCTTTTTCAGTGAACTCTACGGCAACGCCTCGAGCATGCACAGCTTCGGCGGACAGGTGGGCAAGCATCTCGCCCGTGCCCGGGAACAGGTCGCAGCCCTGATCGGCGCTCACCCTGCAGAGATCATCTTCACCAGTTGCGGCACCGAAAGCAATAACGCCGCGATCATGGGCACCCTCTACTCCTACCCGGAGAAAAAGCATATCGTCATCTGCCGCGTAGAGCACCCGGCGGTGCTCAACGTCGGCCACCACCTGCAAGCTCGCGGTTATCGCGTCACTGAGCTGGGGGTCGATCGCCAAGGTAAACTCAATCTCGATGAACTGCGGGCCTCTCTCAAAGAAGACACCGCCCTGGTCAGCATCATGGCTGCCAACAACGAAACCGGGGTGCTGTTTCCCATCGACGAGATTGCCGCCATCGCCAAGGAACGGGGCATTCCCTTTCACACCGATGCGGTGCAGGCGGTGGGCAAGATCCCTATGGACATGAGCCGCAGCCCTATCGATCTGCTTTCCCTCTCGGGTCACAAACTGCACGCTCCCAAGGGCATCGGCGCTCTGTACCTGCGCAAAGGAACCAAATTTTCCCCCTTCATGATCGGCGGACACCAGGAAGGCGGACGACGGGGCGGCACCGAGAACGTCCCTTACATTGTCGGCCTGGGGAGGGCCGCCGAGTTCGTTACCGATCACATGGAAGAAGAAAACACCCGGGTACGAGCCCTGCGCGACCGTCTCGAGACGGAATTGATTCAACGCATCCCCAACACCCTGATTAACGGCGATCCCCTCAATCGCCTGCCCAACACCAGCAACATCAGTTTTGAATATATCGAAGGCGAATCGATTCTGATGCTGCTCAACGAAGAAGGCATCTGTGCCTCTTCCGGTTCGGCCTGTACCAGCGGTTCGCTGCAACCTTCCCACGTGCTGCGGGCCATGGGCGTGCCCTTTACCGCCGCCCACGGTTCGGTGCGCTTCAGCCTCAGCATCTACAACACCGATGCGGACGTCGACCATGTCATCAAGGTGATGCCGCCGATCATCGAGCGCATCCGCGAAATGTCCCCCTTCTGGAAAGACTATCAGGCCGGCAAACCGCCGAGCAGTTTCCTCACCGGCGGCGACGTCGAGCACCACGTTCACGGTTAA
- the nifU gene encoding Fe-S cluster assembly protein NifU — protein sequence MWDYTDKVKDHFLHPRNVGEVENPDAIGEVGSLACGDALRLTFKLDENKRIQDIKFQTFGCASAIASSSALTEIAKGMTLEEAEKISNQDLAEFLGGLPEEKMHCSVMGKEALEAAIANYRGEEAVKEDFEIVCKCFGVTDKEIERVATENDLTSLEQITDFTKAGGGCQACHPKIEAILTKLWGKKPVEPAENLVPAGQKLTNLQKIRLIQETLEREILPPIRSDGGDLELIDVAGDTIYVALRGSCSFCPQSQFTLKNFVEAKLREFVSPDLVVEEVKG from the coding sequence ATGTGGGATTATACCGATAAAGTCAAGGATCACTTTTTGCACCCGCGCAACGTCGGCGAAGTCGAAAACCCCGATGCCATTGGCGAGGTCGGCTCACTGGCCTGCGGCGATGCCCTGCGCCTGACCTTTAAACTCGACGAAAACAAACGCATTCAAGACATCAAGTTTCAGACCTTCGGTTGCGCCAGCGCCATCGCTTCATCTTCGGCCCTGACGGAAATCGCCAAGGGAATGACCCTGGAAGAAGCGGAAAAAATCTCTAATCAGGATCTGGCTGAATTTCTCGGCGGCCTGCCGGAAGAGAAGATGCACTGTTCGGTCATGGGCAAGGAAGCCCTGGAAGCGGCCATCGCCAACTACCGGGGCGAAGAGGCGGTCAAGGAAGATTTCGAGATCGTCTGCAAATGCTTCGGCGTCACCGACAAGGAAATCGAGCGGGTCGCCACCGAAAACGACCTGACCAGTCTCGAACAGATCACCGACTTCACCAAGGCCGGCGGCGGCTGCCAGGCCTGTCATCCCAAGATCGAGGCGATTCTCACGAAACTGTGGGGGAAAAAACCGGTGGAACCGGCAGAAAATTTGGTTCCGGCGGGTCAGAAACTGACCAACCTGCAAAAGATCCGGCTGATTCAGGAAACCCTGGAGCGGGAGATCCTGCCGCCGATCCGCTCCGACGGTGGTGATCTGGAGCTGATTGACGTCGCCGGCGACACCATCTATGTAGCTCTACGCGGCAGTTGTTCCTTCTGTCCCCAGTCCCAGTTCACCCTGAAAAACTTCGTCGAGGCAAAGCTGCGTGAATTTGTCAGCCCCGACCTGGTAGTGGAGGAGGTGAAGGGATGA
- a CDS encoding alanine/glycine:cation symporter family protein, translating into MQSLIDTLNGWVWGPVTIVLLVGSGAFITLLLGLVQLRHFGYAWKLISGKFDNPDDKGEITHFQALSAALSATIGTGNIAGVGTAVALGGPGAVFWMWMTALFGMALKYAECLLSLHFRTIHEDGSVSAGPMYYLEKGLGQKWLGMLFAFFAMMASFGIGNMAQANSVAEPLQTHFGIPKVVTGVVIATLVFAVIVGGIKRIGRVASKLVPCMAIFYVLGALMVIGRHYTLLPDAFALIFRSAFSGSAATGGFAGAAVSQAIRFGVARGVFSNEAGLGSAPIAHGAAQTEEPVREGLVAMLGPFIDTITICTMTALVIILTGAYQSGLSGADLTASAFNLGMPGKGGYIVAIGIAFFAFSTAISWSYYGDRSVEYLFGPKLILPYRVFFCLLLPVGAAIELKLVWNISDIFNALMAWPNLVGLLFLSPLVWRKTREYFSDPARVYPRD; encoded by the coding sequence ATGCAATCGCTGATCGATACGCTGAACGGCTGGGTCTGGGGCCCGGTGACAATCGTCCTGCTGGTAGGCAGCGGGGCCTTTATTACCCTGTTGCTCGGGCTGGTGCAGCTGCGTCATTTCGGCTATGCCTGGAAACTGATTTCCGGAAAATTCGACAATCCGGATGACAAGGGGGAAATTACCCATTTCCAGGCTCTGAGCGCTGCCCTGTCCGCCACCATCGGCACCGGCAATATTGCCGGAGTCGGCACCGCCGTGGCTCTTGGGGGGCCGGGAGCGGTGTTCTGGATGTGGATGACGGCCCTGTTCGGCATGGCCCTCAAGTACGCCGAGTGCCTGCTTTCGTTGCATTTTCGCACCATTCACGAAGATGGCTCAGTCAGCGCCGGGCCGATGTATTACCTGGAGAAGGGGTTGGGCCAGAAATGGCTCGGGATGCTGTTTGCCTTTTTTGCCATGATGGCTTCCTTCGGTATCGGCAACATGGCGCAGGCCAATTCGGTGGCCGAGCCGCTGCAGACCCATTTCGGGATACCCAAGGTAGTGACCGGTGTGGTTATCGCAACCTTGGTCTTTGCGGTGATTGTCGGCGGTATCAAGCGCATCGGCAGGGTGGCCAGTAAGCTGGTGCCCTGCATGGCGATCTTCTACGTGTTGGGAGCCTTGATGGTCATAGGCCGCCACTATACGCTGTTGCCCGACGCCTTCGCCTTGATTTTTCGCAGCGCTTTCAGCGGTAGTGCGGCGACCGGTGGCTTTGCCGGAGCGGCCGTGTCCCAGGCCATCCGCTTTGGTGTGGCTCGGGGCGTTTTCTCTAATGAAGCGGGCCTCGGCAGTGCACCCATCGCACACGGTGCGGCCCAGACCGAGGAGCCGGTGCGCGAAGGACTGGTGGCCATGCTCGGCCCTTTCATCGATACCATCACCATCTGTACCATGACCGCCCTGGTGATCATCCTCACCGGTGCCTATCAGAGCGGCTTGAGCGGCGCCGATTTGACCGCCAGTGCTTTCAATCTTGGTATGCCGGGCAAAGGGGGCTATATAGTGGCTATCGGCATCGCCTTTTTTGCTTTTTCCACGGCCATCAGCTGGTCCTACTACGGCGACCGTTCGGTGGAGTATCTGTTCGGCCCTAAGCTTATTCTGCCCTACCGGGTGTTTTTCTGTCTGCTGCTGCCGGTGGGGGCGGCCATTGAACTGAAGCTGGTGTGGAATATCTCAGATATTTTCAACGCTCTCATGGCCTGGCCCAACCTGGTCGGGCTGCTATTCCTCAGCCCTCTGGTGTGGCGCAAGACCCGGGAGTATTTCAGTGATCCGGCGAGGGTTTATCCTAGAGACTGA
- a CDS encoding thioesterase family protein produces the protein MNLYFRLLWMMLRLWFRPGTVSLTEPFRRSFRVLPTDCDFNLHLTNSRYFALIDVARVEQLARLKLIGPLLKKRWLPFLNASEITFIRPLPPLKQFDIVTRIVTWDDKYLYLEQRFETPGTLHAVSLGRAAFVHGRDLVPPSQIAALAGHAGEAPVCPAVIEGWHVLLKEKKDHFA, from the coding sequence TTGAATCTCTATTTTCGATTACTCTGGATGATGTTGCGGCTCTGGTTCCGACCGGGTACTGTATCGCTGACAGAGCCTTTTCGGCGTTCTTTTCGCGTATTGCCCACCGACTGCGATTTTAATCTGCATCTGACCAACAGCCGATATTTTGCCTTGATCGATGTAGCCCGGGTCGAGCAGCTGGCGCGCTTGAAATTAATCGGGCCGCTATTGAAAAAACGCTGGCTGCCGTTTCTGAACGCTAGCGAGATCACTTTTATTCGGCCTTTGCCCCCTTTAAAACAGTTCGATATCGTCACCCGTATCGTGACCTGGGATGACAAATATCTCTATCTTGAGCAGCGTTTTGAGACCCCCGGTACCCTGCACGCTGTTTCATTGGGGCGCGCGGCCTTTGTTCATGGGAGGGATTTAGTACCGCCGTCGCAGATTGCGGCATTGGCCGGGCATGCGGGAGAGGCGCCGGTCTGTCCCGCTGTGATCGAAGGCTGGCATGTTTTGCTTAAAGAGAAAAAAGACCATTTTGCATAA
- a CDS encoding YeeE/YedE thiosulfate transporter family protein, with the protein MKQTDDPGSWNPYLAGALTGLVAVASVFFTGKYFGASTSFVRTAGMLERLVNPERVAQNSYFSKYLESGVSGIDWQWMFVVGILLGALIAAVTSGSFRLQAVPDMWQRRFGVKTGLGRFLTSFIGGAILLFGARLAGGCPSGHGLSGVMQLAVSGLVALVCFFAGGMLVARLLYRKGDE; encoded by the coding sequence ATGAAGCAGACAGACGATCCTGGTAGTTGGAATCCTTACCTGGCTGGTGCCTTGACCGGTCTGGTGGCGGTGGCATCGGTGTTCTTTACCGGCAAGTATTTCGGCGCATCGACGTCCTTTGTGCGCACTGCAGGCATGTTGGAGCGGCTGGTCAACCCCGAGCGAGTAGCGCAGAACAGTTATTTCAGCAAATACCTCGAGTCCGGCGTGTCGGGTATAGATTGGCAATGGATGTTTGTCGTCGGCATTCTGCTCGGAGCCCTGATTGCTGCCGTCACTTCCGGATCTTTTCGCTTGCAGGCGGTGCCCGACATGTGGCAGCGTCGTTTCGGCGTTAAAACCGGTCTTGGCAGGTTTCTGACCTCCTTTATTGGCGGCGCGATCCTGCTGTTTGGTGCTCGGCTGGCCGGCGGTTGCCCCAGCGGTCATGGCCTGAGCGGGGTGATGCAACTGGCGGTGAGCGGCCTGGTGGCCCTGGTCTGTTTCTTCGCCGGCGGCATGCTGGTCGCACGCCTGCTGTACCGAAAGGGGGACGAATAA
- a CDS encoding DUF6691 family protein encodes MNLLIWGLVTGVLFGFLLQKGRVLRYDKQLGALRLIDMTIVKFMFSTVLVGMVGIYLLNDLGLVELKLKGAVLGSNIIGGLVFGVGWGLVGYCPGTSLGALGEGRVDAVGGILGMIFGAAAFAEVYPQLKASVMTWGDYGKITLPQLLGVNHWLIVVVMIVLALGMFRWFEKKGL; translated from the coding sequence ATGAATCTGCTGATCTGGGGTCTGGTGACCGGCGTACTGTTCGGTTTTTTGCTGCAGAAAGGGCGGGTGCTGCGTTACGACAAGCAGCTTGGTGCCTTGCGGTTGATTGACATGACCATCGTCAAGTTCATGTTCTCCACCGTGCTGGTGGGCATGGTCGGCATCTACCTGCTCAACGATCTCGGCCTTGTAGAACTCAAACTCAAAGGGGCCGTGCTTGGCAGCAACATCATCGGTGGCCTGGTCTTCGGCGTTGGCTGGGGCCTGGTCGGCTACTGCCCCGGCACCTCTCTGGGGGCGCTAGGCGAGGGGCGTGTCGATGCCGTTGGCGGGATTCTCGGCATGATCTTCGGTGCTGCAGCTTTTGCCGAAGTCTATCCCCAACTCAAGGCATCAGTGATGACCTGGGGTGACTATGGCAAGATAACTTTGCCGCAACTGTTGGGGGTCAATCACTGGCTGATCGTTGTCGTGATGATCGTGCTGGCGCTGGGCATGTTTCGCTGGTTCGAAAAGAAAGGGTTGTAA
- a CDS encoding sensor domain-containing diguanylate cyclase produces MSIGGKLYLSVALKEGTLQLGRSLNISEELSMYHRLLNIFIASQDPQLETILQGMQPEERFSHQFFCSPNVDETDLSDYSVIILDFESVAPEFLERIEAIKDDPVVVIGCFTSDSFPILAENFHLFDQVWIKPLAADKLQASFAGILRHLKEREETILGQKYLDTLIDSLPDLIWFKDARGAHLKVNDSFCRTVNKTKAQIEGRGHYYIWDLEPDEYAQGEYICLESEEIVLNTKETCLFDETVKCGDELRKFKTYKSPIFDTDGEVIGTVGFARDVTDLQNLLIELNILIEGLPFPVMVTDKDRNITSVNQKFINIFALDRTEFIGKKVDFLIDDSKSFTRSKRWIIEKEKEGLLLLSKNKVLKIHDERLQDIFGVLAGHVYIFVDITLEHQYKNKLLIDAHTDHLTKLNNRRSLQDFMRKTPCQSGTALLLTDLDNFKEVNDQHGHVEGDKVLVAFSDLLQQLFPAENLFRLGGDEFAIILPQMEGSDRPKQCAEQLLTGFEVKVARKFPHTKISVSIGIAMDVDDGDFGELFKKADMALYDSKKTGKSAYTLGANSL; encoded by the coding sequence ATGAGTATTGGAGGAAAACTCTATTTATCGGTGGCCCTAAAAGAAGGAACTTTGCAGCTTGGCCGTTCGCTTAATATTTCCGAGGAGTTAAGTATGTATCATCGGTTACTCAATATCTTTATTGCTTCACAGGATCCTCAACTCGAAACGATTCTCCAAGGGATGCAACCCGAGGAAAGGTTTTCCCATCAGTTTTTTTGCTCACCCAATGTCGATGAAACCGATTTAAGCGACTACTCGGTCATTATCCTTGATTTCGAAAGCGTTGCACCAGAATTCTTGGAGCGCATTGAGGCAATCAAAGATGACCCGGTTGTCGTGATAGGTTGTTTTACTTCCGATAGCTTTCCTATTCTGGCAGAGAATTTCCACCTCTTTGACCAGGTCTGGATCAAGCCTCTTGCTGCTGACAAACTCCAGGCCTCCTTTGCGGGGATTTTAAGGCATCTCAAAGAACGGGAAGAGACCATACTTGGCCAAAAATATCTGGATACCCTGATAGACAGTCTGCCCGATCTGATTTGGTTCAAAGATGCGCGTGGGGCTCACCTAAAAGTCAACGACAGTTTCTGCCGTACCGTCAATAAAACCAAAGCTCAGATAGAAGGCCGCGGGCATTATTACATCTGGGATCTTGAACCTGATGAATACGCCCAAGGGGAATATATTTGCCTGGAGTCTGAAGAGATTGTTCTCAACACGAAGGAAACCTGCCTGTTTGATGAAACTGTGAAATGCGGTGATGAACTTCGAAAGTTTAAAACCTATAAATCACCGATCTTTGACACAGATGGTGAGGTTATCGGCACAGTTGGGTTCGCCCGCGATGTGACCGACCTGCAGAACTTGCTAATCGAGTTAAATATTTTGATTGAGGGACTGCCTTTTCCAGTCATGGTGACCGACAAAGACAGGAATATTACGAGTGTTAACCAAAAATTTATCAATATTTTTGCTCTTGACCGTACCGAGTTCATCGGCAAAAAGGTTGATTTTTTGATCGATGACTCTAAATCATTCACTCGCAGTAAACGATGGATTATTGAGAAAGAAAAAGAAGGGCTGTTGCTTCTTTCAAAGAATAAAGTTCTGAAAATTCATGATGAAAGGCTACAGGATATTTTTGGCGTACTGGCAGGCCATGTGTATATTTTTGTGGATATAACTCTTGAACATCAATACAAAAACAAGCTGCTGATCGATGCCCACACCGATCATTTGACTAAATTGAATAACAGGCGCAGTCTTCAGGACTTTATGCGGAAAACCCCTTGTCAGTCCGGTACAGCTCTGTTGCTCACGGATCTTGATAACTTTAAGGAAGTCAATGATCAGCATGGTCACGTTGAAGGAGACAAAGTGCTGGTCGCCTTTTCCGACTTGCTGCAGCAGCTTTTTCCCGCTGAAAATCTCTTTCGTCTTGGCGGTGATGAATTTGCCATCATTCTTCCTCAGATGGAAGGTTCGGACAGGCCGAAACAGTGCGCTGAGCAACTGCTGACAGGATTTGAAGTAAAAGTTGCCCGGAAGTTCCCGCACACCAAAATTTCTGTCAGTATCGGGATTGCCATGGATGTCGATGATGGAGACTTCGGAGAATTGTTCAAAAAAGCAGATATGGCCCTGTATGACTCAAAAAAAACAGGAAAAAGTGCCTACACTCTTGGAGCAAATAGCCTGTGA
- a CDS encoding integrase core domain-containing protein, producing MGIVHLEIIKPGRPSQNSFIEHFNRIYRNEGLDLYVFHRLSEDRVITNKWIIKYNEIRPHAALGELTPKEYLAT from the coding sequence TTGGGTATTGTCCATCTTGAGATCATCAAGCCCGGAAGGCCAAGTCAGAACTCATTTATCGAACACTTTAATCGGATCTATCGCAATGAGGGTCTTGACCTATATGTTTTTCATCGATTGTCAGAGGATCGGGTAATAACCAACAAATGGATCATTAAATATAACGAGATCCGACCTCACGCCGCGCTGGGGGAATTAACGCCGAAAGAATATCTGGCCACATGA